In Myxococcales bacterium, one DNA window encodes the following:
- the arsS gene encoding arsenosugar biosynthesis radical SAM protein ArsS (Some members of this family are selenoproteins.), with translation MSVLGTPARFDDAVNTALHWDRGLRRNRCETLQLNVTKRCNLACHHCHVESGPNRSEAMDKATIERVLELLANNPEIRTLDLTGGAPEMSEHFYELVIGARRLGRRVIDRCNLTILFEPGQENTAKFLAEHQVEVVASLPCYTAENVEAQRGRGVFDKSIEGLRLLGRLGYGDPDTGLILDLVYNPGGPSLPPPQAELELEFREELGTRFDIRFNRLLTITNMPIKRFAHDLERSGRASEYLSLLVNHFNPKTVSSLMCRDLVSIGYDGTLYDCDFNQQLELAMPGPQKTIWDLDDFGLLYGRPIATAEHCFGCTAGAGSSCGGTLQENA, from the coding sequence TTGAGTGTTCTCGGTACCCCAGCCCGATTCGATGATGCGGTCAATACCGCACTTCATTGGGACCGGGGCTTGCGGCGCAATCGCTGCGAAACCCTTCAGCTCAACGTCACCAAGCGCTGCAATCTCGCCTGCCACCACTGCCACGTCGAATCGGGTCCCAATCGCAGCGAGGCGATGGACAAGGCGACGATCGAGCGCGTCCTCGAATTGCTCGCGAATAATCCCGAGATCCGGACACTCGATCTCACGGGTGGCGCGCCGGAGATGAGCGAACACTTTTATGAATTGGTCATCGGTGCCCGCAGGCTCGGTCGGCGAGTAATCGATCGCTGCAACCTCACGATCTTGTTCGAACCGGGGCAGGAGAACACCGCGAAGTTTTTGGCCGAGCACCAGGTCGAGGTCGTGGCTTCGCTGCCCTGTTACACCGCGGAAAACGTGGAGGCCCAGCGTGGGCGGGGGGTCTTCGACAAGAGCATCGAGGGGCTCCGCCTGCTCGGTCGACTCGGCTACGGCGACCCCGACACCGGCTTGATCCTCGACCTCGTCTACAACCCCGGCGGCCCATCACTCCCGCCACCCCAAGCCGAGTTGGAACTCGAGTTTCGCGAAGAACTCGGCACGCGATTCGACATCCGCTTCAACCGTCTGCTCACGATTACCAACATGCCGATCAAGCGATTCGCCCACGATCTGGAGCGCTCAGGCCGCGCCTCCGAGTATCTCTCATTGCTGGTCAACCACTTCAATCCGAAGACGGTTTCGAGCTTGATGTGCAGAGACCTCGTCTCGATTGGGTACGACGGCACCCTCTACGACTGCGACTTCAACCAACAGCTCGAACTGGCGATGCCCGGCCCCCAGAAGACCATCTGGGACCTGGACGACTTCGGACTTCTCTATGGCAGACCCATTGCGACAGCAGAGCACTGTTTTGGCTGCACTGCGGGCGCGGGTTCGAGCTGCGGCGGGACACTGCAGGAAAACGCCTGA
- a CDS encoding methyltransferase domain-containing protein, with protein MSTSVQNPSSERATSDRYSRAANTREPALCCPIDYDPQYLEIIPQEVLERDYGCGDPSRYVNAGDRVLDLGSGGGKICFIASQIVGAEGSVIGVDMNPDMLNLARSAAPKVSELNGYRNVEFLRGRIQDLKLDMDELDSWMQENPISGVDSLDALEDAKDRMRRDAPMIPDGSIDIVVSNCVLNLVREEDKHQLIEEIYRVLDVGGRIAISDIVSDEVVSDELKADPKLWSGCISGAFCESDLLAQLERTGFYGIEIDKWEDKPFAVVDGIEFRSVTITGTKGKEGARLEANEAVIYRGPWKQVVDDDGHTLVRGERTAVCAKTYKIFNAEPYSDQIIAVPPRVAVAEEDRAEFDCCRSHTRDPRETKGHDYRETRESSDKGSSCC; from the coding sequence ATGTCAACGTCAGTTCAGAATCCGAGCAGTGAGCGTGCTACCTCCGATCGCTACAGCCGTGCGGCCAACACACGTGAGCCTGCACTCTGTTGCCCGATCGACTACGACCCCCAATACCTCGAGATCATTCCACAAGAAGTACTCGAGCGAGACTACGGCTGCGGCGATCCCTCGCGATACGTAAACGCTGGAGACCGCGTACTCGACCTGGGCAGTGGCGGTGGCAAGATCTGCTTCATCGCTTCACAGATTGTCGGGGCCGAGGGCAGTGTCATCGGCGTGGACATGAACCCGGACATGCTGAACCTGGCGCGCTCTGCGGCTCCCAAGGTTTCGGAATTGAACGGTTACCGCAATGTCGAATTCTTGCGTGGGCGAATTCAAGATCTGAAGCTCGACATGGATGAACTCGACAGCTGGATGCAAGAGAATCCGATTTCAGGCGTCGACTCCCTCGATGCCCTGGAAGACGCCAAGGATCGGATGCGCCGCGACGCCCCGATGATTCCAGACGGATCGATCGACATCGTGGTCTCGAACTGCGTTCTCAACCTCGTGCGCGAAGAAGACAAGCATCAGTTGATCGAGGAGATCTACCGGGTGCTCGACGTGGGCGGGCGCATCGCCATCTCGGACATCGTCAGCGACGAAGTGGTCAGCGACGAACTGAAGGCCGATCCCAAACTCTGGAGCGGCTGCATTTCGGGGGCGTTTTGCGAATCGGACCTCCTCGCCCAGCTCGAACGCACAGGTTTCTACGGAATCGAGATCGACAAATGGGAAGACAAGCCCTTTGCGGTCGTGGATGGAATCGAATTCCGCTCGGTTACGATCACGGGCACCAAGGGAAAAGAAGGGGCCCGTCTCGAAGCAAACGAAGCCGTGATCTACCGCGGTCCCTGGAAGCAGGTCGTCGACGACGACGGACATACCCTGGTGCGCGGCGAACGGACGGCCGTCTGTGCCAAGACCTACAAAATCTTCAACGCGGAGCCGTACAGCGACCAGATCATCGCGGTTCCGCCTCGGGTCGCCGTCGCCGAAGAGGATCGCGCTGAGTTCGACTGCTGCCGCAGCCATACCCGGGACCCGCGCGAAACCAAGGGCCACGATTACCGCGAAACCCGCGAGTCCAGTGACAAAGGGAGTTCCTGTTGTTGA
- a CDS encoding SDR family oxidoreductase translates to MSDISYQNRVAIITGAGGGLGKTYALEFARRGAMVVVNDLGGAADGTGAGSTPADDVVAEIAEAGGKAVANHDSVATPEGGESIVQAALDNFGKVDIVINNAGILRDKTFAKLTPPDLEIVLDVHLKGAFFVSQPAFRNMKENQYGRFVFTASGAGVFGNFGQSNYGAAKMGLVGLSNVLAVEGAKYNIKSNVIAPIARTRLTENLLGPLAEHLDPGCVTPLVTYLASDACEHTHEIYDVGGGRFARIFIGLCEGKTFGKGAKPSAEEIRDSIGEINDTDGFTIPTSIAGEMEAVVKSFKD, encoded by the coding sequence ATGAGCGACATCAGCTATCAAAATCGAGTGGCGATCATCACCGGAGCCGGCGGGGGTCTGGGGAAGACCTACGCCCTGGAATTCGCCCGTCGAGGCGCCATGGTGGTGGTCAACGACCTCGGCGGCGCCGCCGACGGCACCGGCGCCGGTTCGACACCCGCCGATGACGTGGTCGCGGAAATTGCCGAAGCCGGGGGCAAGGCTGTTGCCAATCACGATTCAGTGGCGACTCCCGAAGGCGGCGAGTCGATCGTGCAAGCCGCACTGGACAATTTTGGCAAGGTCGACATTGTGATCAACAACGCGGGGATCTTGCGGGACAAGACTTTTGCCAAGCTGACGCCCCCTGATCTCGAAATTGTTCTCGACGTGCACTTGAAGGGCGCATTCTTCGTTTCCCAGCCCGCCTTTCGCAACATGAAGGAAAATCAGTACGGCCGATTCGTCTTTACGGCGTCGGGAGCCGGCGTGTTCGGGAACTTCGGCCAATCGAACTATGGTGCTGCAAAGATGGGTCTGGTCGGCCTTTCGAATGTTCTGGCGGTCGAGGGAGCCAAGTACAACATCAAGTCGAACGTGATCGCGCCGATCGCCCGAACTCGCCTGACCGAGAATCTGCTCGGACCCTTGGCGGAGCATCTCGATCCAGGCTGCGTAACGCCGCTGGTCACCTACCTCGCCTCGGATGCCTGCGAGCACACCCACGAAATCTACGACGTGGGCGGAGGGCGATTCGCGCGCATCTTCATCGGCTTGTGTGAGGGCAAGACCTTTGGCAAGGGTGCCAAGCCCAGCGCAGAAGAGATCCGCGACAGCATTGGCGAGATCAACGACACCGATGGGTTCACGATTCCCACCAGCATTGCCGGTGAGATGGAAGCGGTCGTGAAGTCGTTCAAGGACTAG
- a CDS encoding TVP38/TMEM64 family protein, whose product MSRPETTPPSAGRARLVKIAGIVVALGVFFALTRQLGGYVPQLQGWVEDHGSLGPIVFIAAYIAGVLAFLPGALLTLTGGALFNLVQGTIYVFTAAVIGSSLAFLVARYLVRGLIEERLRDHPRFSALDSAVGDQGLKIVFLLRLSPAFPFNFMNYALGVTRVSFRDYLIASIGMLPGTLLYVYYGRVAGDAAAFAAGDVDKGAAHYLVLGLGLVATLAVTTIVTRIAKTALAKSTPNAGTMAVEDNAKQPTD is encoded by the coding sequence ATGTCTCGCCCTGAGACCACTCCCCCGAGCGCGGGCCGAGCAAGACTCGTCAAAATCGCTGGGATCGTCGTGGCACTCGGCGTCTTCTTTGCGCTCACACGGCAGTTGGGCGGCTACGTTCCGCAACTCCAAGGTTGGGTGGAAGACCACGGGAGCCTCGGCCCCATCGTGTTCATCGCGGCCTATATCGCCGGCGTGCTGGCATTCTTGCCCGGGGCGTTGCTGACCCTGACCGGGGGCGCGTTGTTCAATCTGGTCCAGGGCACGATCTACGTTTTCACTGCGGCCGTCATCGGATCGTCCCTCGCATTTCTCGTGGCCCGATACCTCGTGCGCGGATTGATCGAAGAACGCCTGCGCGACCATCCCCGGTTCTCGGCCCTCGATTCCGCCGTGGGCGACCAGGGTCTCAAGATCGTCTTCTTGCTGCGACTCTCTCCGGCCTTTCCCTTCAACTTCATGAACTACGCCCTGGGTGTGACGCGCGTGAGTTTTCGGGACTACCTGATCGCTTCGATCGGGATGCTTCCCGGAACACTTCTCTACGTCTACTACGGAAGGGTCGCGGGAGATGCTGCGGCCTTCGCGGCCGGGGATGTAGACAAAGGCGCAGCTCACTACTTGGTATTGGGGTTGGGGTTGGTGGCAACCCTCGCCGTGACCACGATCGTCACCCGGATCGCAAAAACGGCGTTGGCCAAAAGCACACCCAACGCCGGAACGATGGCCGTGGAAGACAACGCGAAGCAACCCACCGACTAA
- a CDS encoding mercuric reductase has protein sequence MTTSRAVTAIEVPPHDIYNRALVANVHPADWINPEPTGRYNLVVIGGGTAGLVAAAGAAGIGAKVALIERALLGGDCLNSGCIPSKSLLRSAHAIGDLRSAAAVGVNVPDDSVEVDFSGVMERLREIRSRISANDSARRFRDDLGVDVFIGDGQFIGRNQIEVAGAVLDFKKAVIATGARPFIPPIKGLAEAGYYTNETIFSLTELPERLAIIGGGPIGCELAQAFACLGSRVTLIARGSQFLSREDPDAAAILRTALERDGVDVALDTQVEEIESAGPIKRLRLSRQGKEDPIEVDAILVGAGRIPNVEGIGLEQAGVRHDRRGVLVDDCLRTHNKNIFASGDVCMSTQFTHAADFASRAVIQNALFFGRKKLSALTIPWCTYTRPEIAHVGLYERDAMAKGIQLDTYLRPFALVDRAITEGEEEGFVKIHTEKGKDKILGATIVAKHAGEMISEISVAMAGGVGLSRLASVIHPYPTQAEAIRQLGDAYNKTKLTPTVARIFRSFLALRR, from the coding sequence ATGACGACGAGTCGAGCCGTGACTGCGATCGAGGTTCCGCCCCACGACATTTACAACCGAGCTTTGGTCGCCAACGTGCACCCCGCCGACTGGATCAATCCGGAGCCAACGGGTCGATACAATCTGGTCGTGATCGGCGGCGGCACTGCCGGTCTGGTCGCGGCCGCCGGAGCCGCCGGGATCGGAGCCAAGGTTGCCTTGATCGAACGCGCACTGTTGGGCGGTGATTGCCTCAACTCCGGCTGTATTCCCTCCAAGTCGCTACTGCGTTCGGCCCACGCGATTGGAGACCTGCGCTCGGCCGCGGCGGTTGGCGTCAACGTCCCAGACGACAGCGTCGAAGTTGATTTCTCCGGCGTGATGGAGCGACTACGCGAGATTCGCAGCCGCATTAGCGCGAACGATTCCGCGCGCCGATTCCGCGACGATCTCGGAGTCGATGTTTTCATTGGCGACGGTCAGTTCATAGGTCGCAACCAGATCGAAGTCGCGGGTGCAGTGCTGGATTTCAAAAAAGCGGTGATCGCCACCGGTGCCCGTCCCTTCATTCCGCCGATCAAGGGGCTGGCAGAAGCTGGCTATTACACCAATGAGACGATCTTCTCGCTCACTGAACTACCAGAGCGCCTCGCGATCATTGGCGGTGGCCCCATCGGTTGCGAACTCGCACAGGCATTTGCGTGCCTCGGGAGTCGAGTCACCTTGATCGCACGGGGGAGCCAGTTCCTCTCCCGGGAGGATCCCGACGCCGCGGCAATCTTGCGCACAGCCCTCGAACGGGACGGAGTCGACGTGGCCCTCGACACCCAGGTCGAGGAGATCGAAAGCGCCGGGCCGATCAAACGTCTTCGGCTGTCGCGACAAGGGAAGGAAGACCCAATCGAGGTCGACGCCATTCTCGTCGGTGCAGGTCGCATCCCCAACGTCGAAGGCATCGGGCTAGAACAGGCCGGCGTCCGGCATGATCGCCGGGGTGTATTGGTCGACGATTGCTTGCGAACACACAACAAGAACATATTTGCCTCCGGCGACGTTTGCATGTCGACCCAGTTCACTCACGCGGCCGATTTCGCGTCACGCGCGGTGATTCAAAATGCCCTGTTCTTCGGGCGCAAGAAGCTCTCTGCCCTCACGATTCCGTGGTGCACCTACACCCGGCCGGAGATTGCACACGTCGGATTGTACGAACGCGATGCCATGGCGAAGGGCATCCAACTCGATACCTATCTACGTCCGTTCGCTCTGGTCGATCGCGCGATCACGGAAGGAGAGGAGGAAGGCTTCGTCAAGATTCACACCGAGAAGGGAAAGGACAAGATCCTGGGTGCCACGATCGTGGCAAAGCACGCCGGCGAAATGATCAGCGAAATCAGTGTGGCGATGGCGGGCGGCGTCGGCTTGTCGCGACTCGCCTCGGTGATTCACCCCTACCCGACCCAAGCCGAAGCCATCCGCCAGCTCGGCGACGCATATAACAAGACCAAGCTGACTCCGACCGTAGCCAGGATCTTCCGATCATTTCTCGCCCTGAGGCGTTGA